The following proteins are co-located in the Sebastes umbrosus isolate fSebUmb1 chromosome 24, fSebUmb1.pri, whole genome shotgun sequence genome:
- the LOC119483565 gene encoding leucine-rich repeat-containing protein 3-like, with the protein MGRSSIKPPSCASLLFVGTLWFLSATMTAYTCPNVCHCSDRNGVVVQCTSRSLENIPPNLPRDTVVLLLSSNRIRHIPKETFMDLHRLRELDLSHNAIESVEVGAFQGISDSLRTLDLSNNHLSSLPKDTFSKLHARVRLSHNPWHCECSLQEVLRELRLDPETVNDVSCSTSVQEEYVGQPVIQVLDSGINFCNFHHKTTDVAMFVAMFCWFSMVTAYIIYYINHNQEDARRHMEYLKSLPSTSHISKDYDTASSVF; encoded by the coding sequence ATGGGGAGGTCATCCATCAAACCTCCGTCCTGTGCTTCTCTTTTGTTTGTGGGAACTTTGTGGTTTCTGTCTGCGACTATGACAGCGTACACTTGCCCTAACGTCTGTCACTGCTCGGACAGGAACGGCGTGGTGGTGCAGTGCACCTCCCGCAGCTTGGAGAATATCCCTCCGAACTTGCCCAGGGACACGGTCGTACTCCTGCTTTCATCTAACCGGATCAGACACATCCCAAAGGAGACCTTCATGGACCTCCACCGCCTCAGGGAGCTGGACTTATCTCACAACGCCATTGAGAGCGTGGAGGTCGGGGCCTTTCAAGGAATTTCCGACAGCCTGCGGACTTTGGATCTTTCAAACAACCACCTCAGCAGCCTCCCCAAGGACACCTTCTCCAAGCTCCACGCCCGCGTCCGATTATCCCACAACCCCTGGCACTGCGAGTGCTCTTTGCAGGAGGTGCTGAGGGAGCTGAGGCTCGACCCCGAGACGGTGAACGACGTCAGCTGCTCCACGTCGGTGCAGGAGGAGTACGTGGGTCAGCCGGTGATCCAGGTCCTGGACTCCGGGATCAATTTTTGCAATTTCCACCACAAGACGACAGACGTGGCCATGTTCGTGGCCATGTTCTGCTGGTTCTCCATGGTTACGGCGTACATCATTTACTACATCAACCACAACCAGGAGGACGCCAGGAGGCACATGGAGTACCTCAAGTCTCTGCCCAGCACCTCCCACATCAGCAAGGACTACGACACAGCCAGCAGCGTGTTTTAG